One part of the Solanum dulcamara chromosome 8, daSolDulc1.2, whole genome shotgun sequence genome encodes these proteins:
- the LOC129899841 gene encoding uncharacterized protein LOC129899841: METLNSYEKVSGQLINKHKNHFMIPSNAFKSTIVRIKKITGFTQKDSPITYLGCPIYIGRQRVVYYYDLIAKVVNRITRWHAKILSHGGRAVLVKHVIQAMPTHLLSTSTPPSTTIKKIQSITANCFWGWKNDKRKYHWSSWRNLSFPYDEGGIGVRQFADVAKSFQ, from the coding sequence ATGGAGACTCTAAATTCCTATGAAAAGGTTTCTGGACAGTTGATCAACAAGCATAAGAATCACTTCATGATTCCAtccaatgctttcaagtctactATTGTGAGAATCAAGAAGATCACTGGCTTTACCCAAAAAGATAGCCCCATAACTTATCTGGGGTGCCCTATCTATATTGGCAGACAAAGAGTGGTAtattattatgatcttatagcTAAGGTTGTTAATAGAATCACTAGATGGCATGCAAAAATCCTTAGTCATGGGGGAAGAGCTGTACTAGTcaagcatgttattcaagccatgccaaCTCACTTGCTTTCAACCAGTACTCCTCCCTCAACCACCATCAAGAAAATACAAAGCATTACTGCCAATTGCTTCTGGGGttggaaaaatgacaagaggaagtatCATTGGTCCTCATGGAGGAATCTTAGCTTTCCATAtgatgaaggaggtattggAGTGAGGCAATTTGCAGATGTGGCTAAGTCCTTTCAATAG
- the LOC129899842 gene encoding uncharacterized protein LOC129899842, with protein sequence MVDKYLNPIKYFKFLNCWPNQPSFKETVKECCNRPIAGNPMWSFHQNMKRLASTLSSWSRIQFGDIYARVKKYEEEEGDVNSSYFHALVRWRRRKLYIHKIQTDDGSWVQGDAEIPEAACNHFQEILTKGDKYIQQQALQCISSMITEKHNKDLQDMHTMDELRTIVFSMNPNSAAGPDGMNGKTFQLCWDIIKEDFLSVVNSLFSGQAMPKFFTHFVWFYSQK encoded by the exons ATGGTTGACAAATATCTCAAtcccatcaagtatttcaaattcttgaattgcTGGCCTAATCAACCCTCCTTTAAGGAAACTGTCAAGGAGTGCTGCAACAGACCAATTGCAGGCAATCCAATGTGGAGCTTTCACCAAAATATGAAGAGGCTTGCCTCCACTCTTAGCAGTTGGTCTAGAATTCAGTTTGGAGACATCTATGCTAGAGTTAAAAAGTATGAGGAGGAA GAAGGAGATGTGAACTCTAGCTACTTTCATGCCTTGGTTAGATGGAGGAGAAGGAAGCTTTACATTCACAAGATCCAAACTGATGATGGTTCTTGGGTCCAAGGAGATGCTGAAATTCCTGAAGCTGCATGTAACCACTTTCAAGAAATCTTAACTAAGGGGGACAAGTACATTCAGCAACAGGCCCTTCAGTGCATTTCTTCAATGATTACTGAAAAGCATAATAAAGACCTCCAAGACATGCATACTATGGATGAATTAAGAACTATTGTATTTTCAATGAATCCAAACTCTGCAGCAGGTCCTGATGGCATGAATGGAAAAACATTTCAGCtgtgctgggatatcatcaaaGAGGATTTTCTGAGTGTGGTCAATTCCTTATTTTCTGGACAGGCCATGCCTAAGTTCTTTACCCActttgtttggttctactcccaaaagtaa